The following DNA comes from Cytophagales bacterium.
CGACACATGAAAACACCTCTTTAACCACAACCCATTCGCGACAACTGGCCGCCCATTCACGAAATCGGTCTTTTTCATCGGGTCTCAAGTATGAATTGATCGTTTGATTCACCGAAAAACTCGAATGCTTATGAAACGATCTACATTCATCAAGAAAGGATTACTGGCCGGTGGGGCCGTGTTTACCACAAGTCAGTTCCTTGCTCAGGAAGGGCGCCCACTATTCACCAAAGACGACATTTATAATTTCGTGGCAGCAGCCCACAATGACCTGGACAAGGTAATGGAACAGTACGAAAAGCAACCCCTGATCCTGAATTGTGCCAATCAAATAAGACGAGGAGATTTTGAAACGGCCATGGGTGGTGCTGCACACATGGGCAGGAAAGACATTGCTGATTTTCTTCTGTCCAAAGGAGCCCGCATGGATCTCTTCAGCTATGCCTTCTATGGCCACGCAGACTTTATCAAACAGCAAATCGAAGCGTTCCCACAATTATTGCATAGTCCTGGACCACACGGGTTCACATTGCTGCATCACGCCAAGGTAGGTGGACATGAAGACCTTATGGATTGGATCAAAGACAAAGGCCTTACTGAAACCTTTGTGAAAGGGGTATTTGGGTAAAACTTCAGCGAGAAAAATGTCATTCCAGAAAAATGCGCTTTAACTTGTTGAAGAAAGGGCATTTCATCAGGAATCTCAATGACGTATTTTCAGTATCAATTTCCGATAGCATTAATCAAAATATACGTTATCGACGTTTTTCTTTCCGTGATAAAGCTCAGTATTGCATTAATACCCATGGTAAAATAATGTCCGCTATTCCCCTACTCGACAACCAAAACCTGGACCAACGAAAACTATTTCGGTATTCCGTGGTATACCTGTTTCTGACCGCCATCATACTCATGATCCAGAATTACATACGGTATGGCGGACACAGCAGCTACGACCCAGGCATCGGAGGGACTTATTTAATGGTCTCTGTATTGGGATTTATTCCGGTCGTTCTATTGGTTCACAAAAGCCTCGATTGGTTCTCGAATTGGAAAGTCAATCATTACTGGACATTCGCTGCGATTTTGGGATTGCTCATCATAGTGGTCTTTTTCATCCTCTCCAATATCATCCTACATGTCTTCGGATATTTCGAGGGTTGGGTGGATATGAAATACGCCAGCTGGTACTTTGGAAAAGAAGCCCTGATCCATGGGTTGCTGCTTGCCGGGAATTTCTTCTTCCTCCAAGAACGCAAGGACGACCAACAAAAAGTGATCTCCGCCAACCATGGCCGGAAAGAAATCACCATCAAAGCCGACCTGATCGAATGGATCGAAGCTGATGACCATTACCTGAAAATCCACCTGGCCGATCAGTCCCTGATCAAGCGCACCACCCTGGAGAAAATGGCCGATGAACTACAACCCGATTTTGTCCGGATCCACCGCAAATACCTGGTCAACAAGCAGGAGATCATCGGTAAGGAAAAGTCCGGACGCGATGAATATGTGGTCATGAAAACCGGCACTAAGGTCAAAGTAGGCCGGTCATATCAGCCGTTGGAGGTGCTCAAAAACACCTGATTCAAGGTTGTTCTGCCAGGTCCTTGATCTTTTCCATCACCTTTGGTAACATCTCCCTGAATTTCGGACCAAAGGATTTGGCAAATAATCCCCCGGTCAATCCCTTGAACCAGACTTCATGTGTAAAAGTGGTTTTTCCTGTTTCTACAGCTAGTATTCGTTTGACGTACAAACCACCCAGCGGTAAGTTCGTTTTGAATGTATAAGATCTCCCGGGCTCGAAGGCAACTACCTGAAATTTGGACTTTCTTCCTTCCAAAGAAAGGATCATTCCTTTCGCATTCAACTCGAAAGGCCCTTCTATCGAAGCATCCTGAAGGCCGGAATCCCAGCTTTTCCATTGGTCGACATCCGTCCAGATCTCCCAGATGGCTTCACCAGAAGCGGATGTAGTTACCGAGTGCCAGAAGTGTTTATTGGAAGCTTTCTGTGCGTGTATTGTTTGATTCATAAGGAACAGTATTAAACAGATCAGTATTGACTTTTTCATGTTGCATTCATTTTGAAGCAAAAGTCAAACTGACGGAAGCGCTTATACTGAACCTATGTTAACTTCGGTTTTGGAGGTAATAATTCTTTCGAATTCTGCTTAGTGATTGCGGGGCAATACCCAAATAACTGGCCACATGCTTGAGGGGAGATTTTTGGATGATTACGTCTTGCACTTCCAACATATGAAAATACCGTTCTTCCGCGGTGTAGTTTTGAAGGTCCTGTAAGATCTCTTCCGTGAAATACTGCACCTCTTGTACCAGTTTTCTGACAAATTCGTTCCAGAATGGTAATTCTAATAGTTCAAAAGCATCGGACTTTTTCATCTCCCAAACTACTGCATCTTCCAGCATCTCAATATTGTCCCTGGTGATCAGGTTATTGGCAAAGCTTTGCTGAGAAGTAAAACAATAGGGAGCCTTTGTAAAGAATTTGGTTGCATCTTCTCCGTTGGACTTGTAAATAAAGTAACGCAGAAAGCCCTCTTCAAGAAAGTACAATTTTCTACAAACCTGCCCTTGTTCCAGGATCATCTCGCCACGTTTGTATTCAACTTTCTCCAATTTCGACGCTATGACTTGCCAGTCAGCGTTGGAAATAGAAACGTAATTAGAGATAAAGGAATGGAAGGGATGCAAGATTCAAACTATTTCTTTGAATAACTATAGCCAATGACTGATTGTTTAGTGGCGATTGAGGAGTGATGTGAAGTAGAAGACAATGTTTAGGGTAATTCTCGCCTCTGTGCGGGAATCTTCCAGAATGAAGTTGTAGTAAACATATTTCTGTCATTCCGGCGATTACAGTCCAAATCAATGTGTTTTGTAATAACTATATTAATCTGCCGGATTCTCAAGATTACTAGTACGTACTACCACACTTGAGATTCCGCAGGGCCGCCTGGCGGTATTGATCCACTTCGCTCCTCAAACCGGAATGACGGTAATGAAGGACTGACGGGGGAAATTTAGGGATGAGGGCAAAAATTCAGAATGACGATCGGTTTGTATGCATCTCTTTACATCACTCCTGCCGTAACTGCTTCGCGGGGTTGACCAAACTGGCTCGAATCGCTTCGAAGCTTACAGTAAGGATGGCAATCGCACTGGCGATGATTGCACCGGTAGCAAATAGGGTCCATTCTAAGGTGATTCGATTGGCCATCCACTCGATCATGAATTCGGTAAAGTACCAGGCTACAGGGATCGCAATGAAGATCGCCAACAAGACCAACTTGAAGAAGTCACCTACCAGAATGAGCAGTAATCTCGACAGACTGGCTCCCAATACTTTTCGGACACTGATCTCCTTGGTCTTCTTCCCAATCAGGTAGAGGGATAAGGCAAACAAGCCAGAACAGGCAATGACCAATGAAAGGACGGTGAATACCAGGAACAGGCTTTTGGCACGTTCAATGTCTTTGTACCACAAGGCAAACTGCTGGTCCATGAAACGGTGGCGCATGGTCTGATTCGGATTGAACTGGTCCCAAACCGCTGCAATGTCCATTAACGTGGCGTCCATGTTTTGAGGCGCTACTTTAACCGAAAGCGTGGCAGATGGAGCACCTGTAGACAAGGCCAGTGGGCGAATGATCCCGGTAATGGGTTCAAAGTAGAAATCACTGACCACCCCAATGATGTCGTAGCGGTTCTCAAACATGTCAGTCAGTCGCTGCCCAACGGGTTCATCCAGGTTCAAGATAGTGGCCATTCGTTCATTGATGATGATGGACTGTCCTGGTTCGTTTTTGCGAAAATCACGTCCGACTTTTATTTCCATTGCCAATGTCGAAATATAATCTTCGTCCACAAACCACATGGCCGCCTCATAGCGGTCTTTGTTCCCGCCTTTTGATGTCATCCAGAAGTCACGATTATGAATAGAACTCCCTTCCACAGGCAAGAAATCACTCAAAGACGCATTTTTCACGGCTGGCAAACGTAGCAGTTCCGACTTCAGTGTTTGCTTCTTTTCCTCCTCCATCGTGTCCAGGCCAAGCAGGTTGATCACCTGCTCTTTTTCGTATCCGAGGGATTTGTTCATCATGAAGTCAAACTGCTTGTGTAACGCCAGGGCCGTGATGATCAGAAACACCGTCACAGCAAATTGAAAGACAACCATGCCACTTTGAAGGAACGACTTCCCTCCTGTACTGGCTTTCCCTTTTAATGCCTCGACGGTACTGAATCCTGACAGGATCAGCGCTGGATAAATCCCTGAAAGCACTCCTAAGGTCAAAGAAACCACGAAAAGTCCCGGAACAAACCACCAGGCATTCCATGGCAAGCTAAGTTGCAGATCTGTTAATTCATTGAAGACAGGCATGGCGAGCGTCGCCAAACCCATACCAGCCGCCACCGCAAACAAACTGTACAAACAAGACTCTGAAAGGTATTGCACCATTAATCCGGACCGAAACGATCCTACTGCTTTTCTCAGACCTACTTCACGGGCCCGACTCATGGAACTTGCCGTAGACAGATTGATGAAGTTGATGCACGCCAACAACAGGATGACCACTGCGATGATCCCAAAGATCCATACCAGGTCCTCTGAACCATGACTCAGGAAATCGCCCACTTCTTCAGGATTCAAATAGATGTTGGTGACTGGTTGGAAATAATAGGATTGATACATGGCCTGTTCTTCCAGATGAATCTGACCATCTTCTTTCAACAGATCAATGACCAGACTCTTGCGGACTTCTCCGGTCTTTTGCTCGACCAGCTCTTTGTTTGCACCTTCCGAAAGCCTGGTGTACATCGTATAGTTCGTACAGCACCAGCCGCTGGTTCCCGGACCGTCTTTTCGCTCAAACATCGTGAGGATGAAATCGCCTTTCAGGTGCATGTTTTCAGGTAGGTCCTCCATTACACCGGCTATGGTGAACGTGCTCTCATGGTTATTATTTAGCACAATCCGCTTGCCCACAGGGTTCTCATTGGGGAAATAGATCGATGCTTTGCGTTGGGAAAGGACCATTGTATTGGGAGCAAAAAGGGCTGTATGATCTCCGTAAACCATCTCCATTTCAAGGATTTCCAGCAATTCAGGATCTGCATAGAAAAAACCTTCTTCGTAATGACTTTGGATACCGCCATCTACCTGTATGTGATTGTCTCCGGCATCTCCCCAGGACCAATCTACAGTTCTCGCGATCAATTCCATCTCAGGAATGTTCTCTTCAAGGATACCTTTTAGCGGACCGTGTACATTGGTCCAGTAACCTACTTCTCCGGATTGGGACCATTGATTCACGACACGAAAAATACGGTCTCCGTACTTGTAATGCTGATCATAGCTGATCTGATGACGGACGTACAGTGAAATGAGCAGGCAGGCTGCAATGCCCAGGGCAAATCCTCCAATTTTGACTGTACTGAATACTTTTTGTTTGTTCATTTGCCGGATGGCAACTTTTAAATGATTGGTGATCATACCGAAATGATTTAATTGATGATCCCCGCCCAGTCCTTTCAGTAGTTTAGGCCTGAGCAGTTTTAATGTGTCGAAATAGTATAGCCTTTTGGCTTTGTTATACCCCAAAAAGTCGCAATTATCATGGAATCGCTCCTCCATGTCGCCCTCTATCTCTTCCATAAAGCGCGACTTGATCACCGCCTTCAGTATCTTCAAAGGCCAACGAGGTGGTAACTGCTGACTGGACAAGTCGGACATCAGGAAGGGTTGGTACCGAAGTTGGGCATGGCAGACCACAATTGCGATCGGATGTCCTTCATTTCCTGAAGGGTTTGATAAGCCTCTGGAGTGGCTGCATAAATGCGTTTCCGTTTCCCTCCTCTTCGTTGACTGGCTTCCCCCCAACTAGAAGTCAGAAATCCTTTTTCCTCCATTCTTTTCAAAGCCGTTTGTATCGCTCCCATGCTCAGGCGTTCATTGAGACGTTCCTCCAGGTCTCGCTGGATCTCATTACCATAGGCCTGGTCCTGTAATACAATTACGGTCATCAGGATCAACTCCTGAAATTCACCGAGTCGCGTCTTCTTCATCGTATTTTATACTAATTGAAGTAAATATAAATACGATATTATTCTAAATGAAGTTTTATTGATTTAAAATTAATTTCAACTGCCTTAAATACTACAGCTATTTCAATGATTTGCAATCACATTCATCGTTTCATGATTGGCCTGGTGTATATCTGGCTATTGACCTGGATCTGTAAGATCAATAATCCCCTGGGCAAAGTACTTGTGTCTAACAAGATGCTCTTACCCTTTTCAAAAGATTGGTGATAGATGCGACCTGATGCATCTCTTAGCGTAATCCGGGACCGAACATTGCTGTACTGTTCTGGCAAATCAATGTTCAATTGATCAACAGGTGGATTCGGATAAACCTGAACGT
Coding sequences within:
- a CDS encoding ankyrin repeat domain-containing protein, which gives rise to MKRSTFIKKGLLAGGAVFTTSQFLAQEGRPLFTKDDIYNFVAAAHNDLDKVMEQYEKQPLILNCANQIRRGDFETAMGGAAHMGRKDIADFLLSKGARMDLFSYAFYGHADFIKQQIEAFPQLLHSPGPHGFTLLHHAKVGGHEDLMDWIKDKGLTETFVKGVFG
- a CDS encoding LytTR family DNA-binding domain-containing protein, with product MSAIPLLDNQNLDQRKLFRYSVVYLFLTAIILMIQNYIRYGGHSSYDPGIGGTYLMVSVLGFIPVVLLVHKSLDWFSNWKVNHYWTFAAILGLLIIVVFFILSNIILHVFGYFEGWVDMKYASWYFGKEALIHGLLLAGNFFFLQERKDDQQKVISANHGRKEITIKADLIEWIEADDHYLKIHLADQSLIKRTTLEKMADELQPDFVRIHRKYLVNKQEIIGKEKSGRDEYVVMKTGTKVKVGRSYQPLEVLKNT
- a CDS encoding SRPBCC family protein, translated to MNQTIHAQKASNKHFWHSVTTSASGEAIWEIWTDVDQWKSWDSGLQDASIEGPFELNAKGMILSLEGRKSKFQVVAFEPGRSYTFKTNLPLGGLYVKRILAVETGKTTFTHEVWFKGLTGGLFAKSFGPKFREMLPKVMEKIKDLAEQP
- a CDS encoding Crp/Fnr family transcriptional regulator, which codes for MHPFHSFISNYVSISNADWQVIASKLEKVEYKRGEMILEQGQVCRKLYFLEEGFLRYFIYKSNGEDATKFFTKAPYCFTSQQSFANNLITRDNIEMLEDAVVWEMKKSDAFELLELPFWNEFVRKLVQEVQYFTEEILQDLQNYTAEERYFHMLEVQDVIIQKSPLKHVASYLGIAPQSLSRIRKNYYLQNRS
- a CDS encoding FtsX-like permease family protein, with translation MSDLSSQQLPPRWPLKILKAVIKSRFMEEIEGDMEERFHDNCDFLGYNKAKRLYYFDTLKLLRPKLLKGLGGDHQLNHFGMITNHLKVAIRQMNKQKVFSTVKIGGFALGIAACLLISLYVRHQISYDQHYKYGDRIFRVVNQWSQSGEVGYWTNVHGPLKGILEENIPEMELIARTVDWSWGDAGDNHIQVDGGIQSHYEEGFFYADPELLEILEMEMVYGDHTALFAPNTMVLSQRKASIYFPNENPVGKRIVLNNNHESTFTIAGVMEDLPENMHLKGDFILTMFERKDGPGTSGWCCTNYTMYTRLSEGANKELVEQKTGEVRKSLVIDLLKEDGQIHLEEQAMYQSYYFQPVTNIYLNPEEVGDFLSHGSEDLVWIFGIIAVVILLLACINFINLSTASSMSRAREVGLRKAVGSFRSGLMVQYLSESCLYSLFAVAAGMGLATLAMPVFNELTDLQLSLPWNAWWFVPGLFVVSLTLGVLSGIYPALILSGFSTVEALKGKASTGGKSFLQSGMVVFQFAVTVFLIITALALHKQFDFMMNKSLGYEKEQVINLLGLDTMEEEKKQTLKSELLRLPAVKNASLSDFLPVEGSSIHNRDFWMTSKGGNKDRYEAAMWFVDEDYISTLAMEIKVGRDFRKNEPGQSIIINERMATILNLDEPVGQRLTDMFENRYDIIGVVSDFYFEPITGIIRPLALSTGAPSATLSVKVAPQNMDATLMDIAAVWDQFNPNQTMRHRFMDQQFALWYKDIERAKSLFLVFTVLSLVIACSGLFALSLYLIGKKTKEISVRKVLGASLSRLLLILVGDFFKLVLLAIFIAIPVAWYFTEFMIEWMANRITLEWTLFATGAIIASAIAILTVSFEAIRASLVNPAKQLRQE
- a CDS encoding PadR family transcriptional regulator, which translates into the protein MKKTRLGEFQELILMTVIVLQDQAYGNEIQRDLEERLNERLSMGAIQTALKRMEEKGFLTSSWGEASQRRGGKRKRIYAATPEAYQTLQEMKDIRSQLWSAMPNFGTNPS